TCACCGGCGGCGGCATCCTCTACGGGATGACCTGTGCCGACCACGCCGTCCGCGAGATCGACCCCGACCGGCCGACGACGCTCGCCGCCTACGAACACGCGTGGCGGGCCGACCTCGAACGCGACATCCGGCTCGGCCACCTGCTTCGCCGGGCCTACTCGCTGCCCGAACCCGTCCAGCGGCTCGGCCTCGGGGCGCTCTCCGGCGAGATCGGGGTCCACATGGACCGGCCGACGTCGGTCCTCTCGGTCGAGCACCTGAAGGCGACGCTCACGAGGTCGTAACCGCTCGACCCGTTACCGCCCGAGGAGGCTGCCGTCGGCGTACTTCTCCTCGTACTCGCGTTCGTCGGCGACGAGCATGAGGATTCCCTCGACGATGCCGAGCAGCGCCGGAATGCCGGTCCAGAAGAAACACAGGTAGATCAACCCGAGCTTCACGTTGCCCTGATAGAACTTGTGCGCGCCGAGTCCACCGAGCAACAGGGCGAGGACGCCGGCGGCGATCTGGTCCGAACTCGAACCGCCGGTCAGGTCGGGTTGTCGTACCCCACACTCGGGACAGACCTCCGCCTGTTTGGCGATCAACTCGCCGCAGTCGACGCAGTACTTCTGGTTCTCGCCGCGCTCCTCGTACGCGCCTTCGAGCGGCTTCGTCTGGTTGACACCGCAGTTCGAACAGAGTTCGGCCTGATCGTCGATTTCGGCGCCGCAGTTCACACAGTGTTTCATCACTGTGTTTCACGTCTCAGCCGGATTGTAAATACCTGTCCTCCGGGCCGTCAGTACTCGTCGTTTACGTACAGTAACGTTCCGGCAGCGACCGCGTAGACGGCACCGACCGCCACCACCGGGAGCGCCGCCTCGAAGAGCAGGCGCGCGACGCCGAGGCCGTAGCCGTAGCCAAGCGCCGCGCCGGTCGCCGTTCGAACGGGGTTGGTGCCGCGGCGGTCGGTGAACGTCGTGACCGTCCAGTCGACGAGTGCCGGTGCGGGAACCGCGGCGACGACGGCAAGGCCCGTGACCGCGCCGGGAGCGAGGAAGTAAGCGAGCACCCCCAGCGCGATTCCGGGATAGACGCCCGTACAGCGGGCACAGAGTCTGATCCGCCGGCCGAAGACCACCGGCGCGTAGCACCGGTACCACTCCTCGGGTTCGTGGTGCGAGAGGACGTACCGTCGGGTCTCGGCGAGGCCCTCCCCGAGTTCCGCCGGATCGAGTCCCACACGCGAGGGTCGCGCCGATGTCAGTTGAACGTGTGGGTTCGCGCCGCGCGACCCTCGCCTGCGGTGCTCGGCGTTCCGATCGAACGTCGCCTTCGCCGCTCAGGCGTCCGGGTACTCGGGGAGCCGTGCGGACGGCTCCGACCCCTCGACGAACGGGAGGGCGGTCCGGCGGGCGGGGACCGCCGCGCCGTCGACGCGCACCGCGAGGGCCTCGTCTGCGAGGTCGAACTCGACCAGCGCGAGCGCGACCGGCGCCTCGCGGATCGGGCTGGTCCCCGCGCGGGTCACCTCGCCGACGGTCGCGTCGCCGGCGACGACGGCCGCGCCGTCTTCGGGAACCGCGTCCGCTTCGACCGTCAGCCCGACGAGCCGTCGGCTGGGCTGGCCGCGGTTCTCGACGCGCGAGACGACCTCCTGACCGACGTAACAGCCCTTCTCGAAGTCGAGTGCGACCCGCAGGCCGAGCACGTTCGGGACCGTCCCCGCGAGTTCGGTCGCGAACAGTGGCGTGCCCGCTTCGAGCGTGAGGGTGTCCCAGGTGCGGTAGCCGAACGGGGCGGCGTTCATCCCGCGGGTCAGGAGGTCGTCGAAGACCGTCCCGGCGTCGGCGGCCGCGCAGACGACCTCGTAGCTCTCCTCGCCGGCGGGTGCGTCGGTGCGGATCACGCTCACGCCCGCCTCGCCGATCGAGCCGCGGACGAACGAGAGGCGCCGGTCGGGGGAGGCGGCGCCGCCGAGGACGCTCGCGACCTTCTCGGTCGCCGTCGGGCCGTGGACGCCGAAGACGGCGAACTCGTCGGTCGCCTCGCGGATCTCGACGTCCTGGATGAACACCTTCCCGGACCAGTCGGCCGCCAGCGCCCCGGCGCGGTCGGGCGCGGTGAACAGCAGCAGGCGCTCGCCGGCGTTGTAGACGTACAGTTCGTGCTCGATCCGTCCCTGCGGGTCGAGCACGAGCGCGTAGCAGCCCTCCCCGTCCTCGCTCGGGACGCGGTTGGTGACGACGTTGTCGACGTACTCGACGCGGTCGTCGCCCTCGACGACGACGACCCCGTAGGCGGGTTCGAACAGGCCGACGGCGTTGCGGACGGCGCGGTGGGCGCGCTCGGGCCGCCCGTAGTGGTCGACGACCCGCCGGCCGGCGCGCTCGCCGAACGTCGCGCCGAGGTCCTCGTGTGCCGACTCGATGACGCTCATGGGGAACCGGAGGCGTCGGAGCCTCTCGGGCGTTTCGGTGTCGCGTCACCCGCCGCTCGCCGCCAGTCAGAAGGGCATCCGCCGGCGGAGCCAGTCGGCGATCGACTCCTCGTCCTCGACGGTCGGTTCGTCGGGGATCACCCGGTCGGCGGGCTTGATCACGGTCCGGTCGGTGCTGGCGTCGACGACGATCAGGTCGTCGTCTTTCAGCGTCGCCAGCGCCGCCTCGAGTTCGTCGATGCCGACGGACACCGCCGCCCGGAGTTCGAAGATGGTCATCCCGTCTTCGGCTCGATTGACGAGCACGTCGAGCACCGCAACCTGCGTCGCCTCCCGGTCCCGGTACTCACGCTTCGCTCTCATCCACGTGGATATTCGTCGACCCGGGATTTGACGTTTGCCGTTACCGTCGACCCTGTCAACCGACCTATCGGATTCGGTACGTTTTTCATACTAGGCTTGGTACAGTGGAGCAATGGTCGTGCGATGTTCGCTGCTCGGGCACGACTTCGGCGACCCCGAGGTCGAACGCGAGCGGGAAGAACGGGGCAGCGAGGTCGTCGTGGTCGTCACCGAGTTCGAGGAGTGTGACCGCTGTGGCGAGCGTCACGTCCTCAGCGAGAACACCGAGGTGACGAGCCTCGACGCCGGGGCGGGGGCGGACGACGAGGCCGACGCCGACGCGGCCGAGGGCTTCGACGACGGATCCGGGGTACCGACCGACGAACAGGGCGACCCGATCACCGACGACGCCGAGATACTCGACGACGGGCCGACCGCCTCCGAGCGCGGCCACGGCGAGTGGCCCGACTCCGACGACGTCGGCCCGCCGGTCGGCGCGCGGGACGAACCCGCCGCCTGGCCCGACGCCGACGACGGTGCCAGCGACGTCGACGTCGGCGAGGCGTTCTCCTTCGAGGAGGACGACCCCGTCGACGCGGCCGAGGACGACGCCGTCTTCGTCGACGCCGACCCGGACCCGGCCGAGGTCCAGACCGAGGCCGAGACGGGCGAGGCCGACACCGGCATCGCCAGCCCCGGCGCGGCGCCGGCGCCCGGCGAGAGCGCCCCGCGGGAGAGCGTCCCCACCGAGTTCTTCTGCCCGCGCTGTGAGTTCGTCGCCCCCGGCGACCGGGGGTCCTTGCGCCCCGGCGACATCTGCCCCGAGTGTCGCAAGGGCTACCTCGGCGAGCGCGAGCGCTGACGGCCCCCTCGCAGGGGGCCGACGCGACCGCTCTCGCTCCTGTCGACGGACGAAAACGTTGGCTATGAAAAGAGGTATACACGCCCACGTGTACCATCGAGCCATGAAGGAGTACAAGATGCGTCGCGGCGAACACCTCGAAGACCGTATCCCCGACATGGAAGCCACCGTCGAGGAGTACTTCGGCTCGATCACGAGCACGGAGGAGTACAAGGGCAGCGAGCTGTACGTCGTCGACGAACCCGACAACCCCGTCTTCGAGCGGATCGTCGTCGGGGCCGTCCAGTACTCCGGCAAGAAGGACAAACTCGGCGTCGAGTTCTACGAACGCGACCCCACCGAACTCGGCCCCGACGAACTCGAGGCCGCCGGCGAGGCCGTCTCCGCGAAGAACGAGTTCCTGCTCGAAGCCACGGGCCGGGACGCGAAGGCCCGCCGCGACTCGCTGAAGCGCTCGGTCGAGGACGACCCGGACCACGACTTCTGAGGACTCACCGTTCGTGTTGCGTGCGGCCGCGGAGCGACCGCACTCGGCAAACGCTTGCCAAAAACCTCCGCCTTTCGCTCCACTCGCTTCGCCCGTTCCGGGTCGGTCGTCGGCCCGCTCTCCCGGTCAGTCCCGGTTCTCGCGGCGCCGGTGGACCGAGATGACGCCCGCGCTGGCGTCGCCGTACCGAACGTCGACCACGTCGCCGACCTCGACTTCGTTGAAGTCAGAGCGGACGACCGGGGCGGCCCGACAGCCCTCCGCCTCGCCCGGGCCGGCCAGCGACTCGCCACAGCCCCGGACGGCAAAGCGGACGGTCTCGAACTGTCCGTCGAGTTCGCTCGCGAGGGCCTCCGAGACGACCAGCGGGTCGTCCGTTCCGATCTCCGGGGCCAGCGGCTCGCGGATCTCGCCGTCGTAGTACGGCCCCTCGTCGGGATCGAACCGCCGGACGGCGAGTTCGTCCCGGGCGCTTCCGTCGCTCGCCTGCACGACCTTCTCGACGATCTCGACCCTGTCGGCGAGTCCGAGGCGGGTCGCACAGCCCGCGAACGCGACCGTCGGCGCGGAGACGAGGAACGCTCGTCGGTTCACTACCTCCCCCACTCTGGGGCGTCGCCGAGTACTTTTCCCCTGCGGCCGACTCCGAAACCCCTAAGCGCGCGTCGGCGAACCCTCGGGCGATGAAGCTCCGGACGTTCCTCGTCGCGACGGCTGTCGCCCACGCGGGCCTCGCGGTCGGCGTGACGGTCCACGCGAACGCGACCGACCGCGACCCCGGCAGGTGGCCGCTTCTCACCCTCGTCTTCGGCGTGTTCGGGGCCGCAGGCTACCTCCGCTCGGATGACGCGGCGAAGTCGGGACGACGTTGATCGCTCGGCCGTGTGCCGGAACGCCGGCGTCGTCGGCCGCCGCCACCCCGCCGGCCCGCGCGCCGCCGTCGAATCGATCGTCGGCCTGCATTTCGGGCGGGCGTATCAGGCGGTGTCGCCGTCGATGGGACTCACCGTGACCTGCGACGCGGCGAACCGGACGATAGGCCGTGGAGCGTGCCGGTTGCGGCTCAGGCGAGGAAGACGTGTCGCGGCCGGTCGGCGAGCACGTCCCGACCCCACTCGACGGTCTCCCCGAACTCGTCGCTGCGGAAGAACGCCATCGCGTCCTCGCGGGAGTCCCAGCGGCTGGCGATGAACGTGTCGTTCTCGTCCTCGCGGTTGACGAGCAGGTCGCTCTTCCGGTGGCCCTCCATGTCCGCCAGCACGTCGGCGACCTCCTCGAAGGTCTCGACGAACTCCTCGCGGTAGTCGGGTTTGACCGTGTAGAACATCCCCATCGTCCCCCACGAGTCCTCGTCGTCGCCGGCCTGCCGGACGATTTCGGGGAGGTCGGCGAGAAAGCCCGCCGCGGTGTTCGCCGCCTGTTCGGTCTCCCAGAGGCTGACGACCGCCGTCTCGGAGGCGCCGGTCTCGGACTCGTAGACCGCGGTTTTGACGTGGGTGTCGTAGTGGTCGAAGTTCGACCGCAGGCCCTCGACCTCCTCGAACAGGTCGTCGGGGTCGGCCGCCGAGTAGAGGACGACCGCGTGGACGTCCTCGCCGTGGGGCGTGCCGGCGTAGACGCCCATCTCGTCGAGTTCGTCGCGGACCCCGTCGTCGCCGGTGCCGTGGCCGTGCGGGTGGCCGCCCTCGTCCGCGCCGTGGGACGACCCGTGGCCGCGTGCGGACCCGCCGTGTGGGTCGGTCGCGGCCGCCTCGGGCACCCGCTCGCCGGCGAGGTACGCCCCGAGGTTCTCGGGGGCGAGTCGGCGGCCGAAGCGGAAGCGGCCGAACTCGCCAAAGCGGGAACTCGCGGGGTCGAAGCGCATCTCGTAGAGCAGGTCCTTGACGTCGGTGGGATCGTCGGCGAAGAGCGTGACGCCCCACTCGTGGTCGTCGAAGCCGACGCTGCCGGTGATGATCTGGCTGACGCGGCCGGCGTAGCCCTTACCGATCTCGCCGTGAGAGCCCATGTACTCGGCGCGCTCGTCGAACGGCGTGTCGTACCAGTTCCACTCCGGCCCCCGGCGCTTGTCCATCGGGTAGAAGGTGACGTACTCGGCGTCGGGAATCTCGGGTTTCAGCTTCGACTCGATGTAGCTTTCGAGCCCGGCATCCACGTTCTCGGGGTTCTCGAAGTACTCCTGTGAGACGTAACCCGACACCTCGGTCACCGAGAGGTAGGAGTCGACCCGCTCGGTGAACTCGGCGACGGCGGTCCGCTCGAACTGCCGTTCGAGGGCCTCCAGCTCGGCGATCGACGGCCGCAGGTGTACCAGCATGAGGTCGGCCTCGTGGCCGACGACCGCGTAGGTGGCCGACGCGCCCTCCGCGGCGTCGTCGACGCGCTCGCGGGCCGTGAGGTAGTCGATCCCCTCGTCGATCGCCCGCTCGCGGCGGTGGTCGGGTGCCTCCCGCCAGGCGTCCCAGTCGACCGAGCGGAAGTCGTGGAGGGCGTACCAGCCCTCGGCCGTCCGTGGCGGTCTCCGTCGTTCCATACCCGCGAGTTCGGGCGGAGCACAAAAGAACGAACGGTTTCCGCGCCGCGGCCGGACCCGTCGTTTCGAGGGCCGCGAAACGGCCACATCGGGCCGCTCTCGGCCGCGAATCCGGTACGTCGTCACCCCGACCGAAACCCTTTACCCTCGTCCGTTTAAATCACAGGTCACATGCGGAAAAGTGGGCCGCCGAAAGGACTCATCGCCTATCTCGTGCTCGAACTGCTCGAGGAGAAACCGCGGTACGG
The Salinilacihabitans rarus DNA segment above includes these coding regions:
- a CDS encoding TM2 domain-containing protein, encoding MKHCVNCGAEIDDQAELCSNCGVNQTKPLEGAYEERGENQKYCVDCGELIAKQAEVCPECGVRQPDLTGGSSSDQIAAGVLALLLGGLGAHKFYQGNVKLGLIYLCFFWTGIPALLGIVEGILMLVADEREYEEKYADGSLLGR
- a CDS encoding DUF2085 domain-containing protein; the protein is MGLDPAELGEGLAETRRYVLSHHEPEEWYRCYAPVVFGRRIRLCARCTGVYPGIALGVLAYFLAPGAVTGLAVVAAVPAPALVDWTVTTFTDRRGTNPVRTATGAALGYGYGLGVARLLFEAALPVVAVGAVYAVAAGTLLYVNDEY
- a CDS encoding aminomethyltransferase family protein — its product is MSVIESAHEDLGATFGERAGRRVVDHYGRPERAHRAVRNAVGLFEPAYGVVVVEGDDRVEYVDNVVTNRVPSEDGEGCYALVLDPQGRIEHELYVYNAGERLLLFTAPDRAGALAADWSGKVFIQDVEIREATDEFAVFGVHGPTATEKVASVLGGAASPDRRLSFVRGSIGEAGVSVIRTDAPAGEESYEVVCAAADAGTVFDDLLTRGMNAAPFGYRTWDTLTLEAGTPLFATELAGTVPNVLGLRVALDFEKGCYVGQEVVSRVENRGQPSRRLVGLTVEADAVPEDGAAVVAGDATVGEVTRAGTSPIREAPVALALVEFDLADEALAVRVDGAAVPARRTALPFVEGSEPSARLPEYPDA
- a CDS encoding DUF6432 family protein, which codes for MRAKREYRDREATQVAVLDVLVNRAEDGMTIFELRAAVSVGIDELEAALATLKDDDLIVVDASTDRTVIKPADRVIPDEPTVEDEESIADWLRRRMPF
- a CDS encoding DUF7093 family protein — encoded protein: MVVRCSLLGHDFGDPEVEREREERGSEVVVVVTEFEECDRCGERHVLSENTEVTSLDAGAGADDEADADAAEGFDDGSGVPTDEQGDPITDDAEILDDGPTASERGHGEWPDSDDVGPPVGARDEPAAWPDADDGASDVDVGEAFSFEEDDPVDAAEDDAVFVDADPDPAEVQTEAETGEADTGIASPGAAPAPGESAPRESVPTEFFCPRCEFVAPGDRGSLRPGDICPECRKGYLGERER
- a CDS encoding DUF5611 family protein, producing MKEYKMRRGEHLEDRIPDMEATVEEYFGSITSTEEYKGSELYVVDEPDNPVFERIVVGAVQYSGKKDKLGVEFYERDPTELGPDELEAAGEAVSAKNEFLLEATGRDAKARRDSLKRSVEDDPDHDF
- a CDS encoding heme-binding protein; the protein is MERRRPPRTAEGWYALHDFRSVDWDAWREAPDHRRERAIDEGIDYLTARERVDDAAEGASATYAVVGHEADLMLVHLRPSIAELEALERQFERTAVAEFTERVDSYLSVTEVSGYVSQEYFENPENVDAGLESYIESKLKPEIPDAEYVTFYPMDKRRGPEWNWYDTPFDERAEYMGSHGEIGKGYAGRVSQIITGSVGFDDHEWGVTLFADDPTDVKDLLYEMRFDPASSRFGEFGRFRFGRRLAPENLGAYLAGERVPEAAATDPHGGSARGHGSSHGADEGGHPHGHGTGDDGVRDELDEMGVYAGTPHGEDVHAVVLYSAADPDDLFEEVEGLRSNFDHYDTHVKTAVYESETGASETAVVSLWETEQAANTAAGFLADLPEIVRQAGDDEDSWGTMGMFYTVKPDYREEFVETFEEVADVLADMEGHRKSDLLVNREDENDTFIASRWDSREDAMAFFRSDEFGETVEWGRDVLADRPRHVFLA